The following coding sequences are from one Vicugna pacos chromosome 11, VicPac4, whole genome shotgun sequence window:
- the PRF1 gene encoding perforin-1, translating to MAPCVLLLGILLLLLPTPAPAPCYTAARSECRRNLKFVPGSWLAGEGVDVTTLQRSGSFPVDTQRFQRPDHTCTLCRNALQQNALQRLPLALTDWRAHGSGCKRKVAREEGRSAEDVAAEAASSIRNDWRVGLDVNPKPSINVHVTVAGSHSAAANFAAQKTYQDQYRFSLDSVECRFYSFHLVHTPPLHPDFKRALRTLPPHFNASTEPSYRRLISSYGTHFIRSVELGGRTSALTALRTCELALDGLTAQEIEDCLDVEAEVSISGRASSSSALKACEDKKQQHKMGTSFHQAYRERHSEVTGGHHTSMHDLLFGNQAGPEQFSAWVASLQDSPGLVDYALEPLHVLLESQDPRREALRQAVSKYVRDRARWRDCSRPCPPGQRKNPKDPCQCVCHGSGAINQECCPRKRGLARLEVMNFLATGLWGDWITKTDAYLKVFFGGQEQRTSTVWNNNHPRWMTQLDFGDVLLTAGGPLRVQVWDADNGWDDDLLGTCDRTPHSGSHKVNCHLKHGHLSFFYQAKCLPHLAGETCLKYAPQGLLGDPPGNRSGAVW from the exons ATGGCCCCCTGTGTGCTCCTCCTCGGcatcctcctgctgctgctgcccacgCCAGCGCCTGCCCCCTGCTACACAGCCGCGCGCTCTGAGTGCCGGCGCAACCTCAAGTTCGTGCCGGGGTCCTGGCTGGCAGGGGAGGGCGTGGACGTGACCACCCTCCAGCGCTCGGGCTCCTTCCCGGTGGACACGCAGCGCTTCCAGCGGCCCGACCACACCTGCACCCTCTGCCGCAACGCCCTACAGCAGAACGCCCTCCAGCGCCTGCCCCTGGCGCTCACTGACTGGCGCGCCCACGGCTCGGGCTGCAAGCGCAAAGTGGCCAGGGAAGAGGGCCGGTCGGCCGAGGATGTGGCTGCGGAGGCAGCCAGCAGCATCCGCAACGACTGGCGGGTGGGGCTGGACGTGAATCCCAAGCCCAGCATCAATGTGCACGTGACCGTGGCAGGCTCCCACTCCGCGGCAGCCAACTTTGCGGCCCAAAAGACTTACCAAGACCAGTACCGCTTCAGCCTGGACTCAGTGGAGTGTCGTTTCTACAG TTTTCACCTGGTGCACACTCCCCCGCTCCACCCCGATTTCAAGAGGGCCCTCAGGACCCTGCCCCCCCACTTCAACGCCTCCACCGAGCCCAGCTACCGCAGACTCATCTCCAGCTACGGCACCCATTTCATCCGGTCCGTGGAGCTGGGCGGCCGCACCTCGGCCCTCACCGCCCTGCGCACCTGCGAGCTGGCCCTGGACGGGCTCACAGCCCAGGAGATCGAGGACTGCCTGGACGTCGAGGCCGAGGTCAGCATCAGCGGCCGCGCCAGCTCCTCATCCGCACTCAAGGCGTGTGAAGATAAGAAGCAGCAGCACAAGATGGGGACCTCCTTCCACCAGGCCTACCGGGAACGCCATTCCGAAGTCACTGGTGGCCACCACACCTCCATGCACGACCTGCTGTTCGGGAACCAGGCTGGGCCTGAGCAGTTCTCAGCCTGGGTGGCCTCACTGCAGGACAGCCCCGGCCTGGTGGACTACGCGCTGGAGCCTCTGCACGTGCTCCTGGAGAGCCAGGACCCGCGGCGGGAGGCGCTGAGGCAGGCTGTGAGCAAGTACGTGAGGGACAGGGCTCGCTGGAGGGACTGCAGCCGGCCGTGCCCCCCGGGGCAGCGGAAGAACCCCAAGGACCCGTGCCAGTGTGTGTGCCATGGCTCGGGAGCCATCAACCAGGAATGCTGTCCCCGGAAGAGGGGCCTGGCCCGGCTGGAGGTCATGAACTTCCTGGCAACAGGTCTGTGGGGGGACTGGATCACTAAAACAGACGCCTATCTGAAAGTCTTCTTTGGAGGCCAGGAGCAAAGGACAAGCACAGTGTGGAACAACAACCACCCTCGGTGGATGACACAGTTGGACTTCGGGGATGTGCTTCTGACCGCGGGGGGGCCCCTGAGGGTGCAGGTCTGGGATGCGGACAATGGCTGGGATGATGACCTTCTTGGCACCTGTGACCGGACTCCACATTCGGGCTCACATAAGGTGAACTGCCACCTAAAGCACGGTCACCTGAGTTTCTTTTACCAAGCCAAGTGCTTGCCTCACCTGGCAGGGGAAACGTGCCTGAAGTATGCCCCCCAAGGGCTTCTGGGGGATCCCCCAGGAAACCGGAGTGGGGCAGTGTGGTGA